From Debaryomyces hansenii CBS767 chromosome C complete sequence, a single genomic window includes:
- a CDS encoding DEHA2C12320p (weakly similar to uniprot|Q08646 Saccharomyces cerevisiae YOR242C SSP2 Sporulation SPecific): MFKKLAPIEALSINKASPQNRLQLTHIKDPPTLDNETKSSRITSLTSMWSDTTYPEKNEKVGIRRLARACTKSLSQWNSGVLNSEDERNDLSTRYSRNSYLSNRSLLETDYKKLAHVEKKHENELELRRLRKLHFDRPTSTGDSIGKQQRKALGISKPSLENIANNSLREPKSDVNKTSRKPSDSFQPKRVVVIKDVITACGAKSIVSQICGGPLERIVFHEHKNGLMMELYFIFPEHAKNFYNFGSNTGLLILNGERLSLEWANRTNTNEVEHCHPFVPKYLMHEINYYGARRCLIFSKTVPDKLTRRSHTMHYPSPRTHLSRDLDIEEIRKDFAAFGEIIDIASVISRKLCFCLHFADIRSAILAKKECELEGSLFYSKYNNWSIWYGKDPTDKPCLSV, encoded by the coding sequence ATGTTTAAAAAGTTGGCCCCCATCGAGGCTCTTTCTATCAACAAGGCAAGTCCTCAAAATCGGTTACAGTTGACCCACATTAAAGATCCCCCTACATTAGACAACGAAACTAAAAGTTCCAGGATTACTTCATTAACAAGCATGTGGAGTGATACTACTTATCCTGAGAAGAATGAGAAGGTTGGTATCAGAAGACTCGCAAGAGCCTGTACCAAATCATTGAGTCAATGGAATAGTGGAGTTCTTAATTCCGAAGACGAACGAAACGACTTATCTACTcgttattcaagaaatagCTATTTATCTAACCGGTCACTCCTTGAAACAGATTATAAGAAGCTTGCTCATGTGGAAAAGAAACATGAAAATGAACTAGAACTCAGAAGATTGAGAAAGCTTCATTTTGATAGACCTACTTCTACTGGTGACTCAATAGGTAAACAACAGAGAAAGGCATTGGGTATCTCTAAACCCTCGTTAGAGAATATTGCCAACAATTCACTAAGGGAACCGAAATCCGATGTGAATAAGACATCCAGGAAACCCCTGGATTCATTTCAACCCAAGAGAGTAGTAGTTATCAAAGACGTAATTACAGCCTGTGGTGCTAAGAGTATCGTCTCGCAAATATGCGGTGGACCATTGGAACGGATAGTGTTCCATGAACATAAAAACGGCTTAATGATGGAACTATACTTTATCTTTCCCGAACACGCCAAAAATTTCTATAACTTTGGTTCAAATACAGGCTTATTAATCTTAAACGGAGAACGCTTGTCCTTAGAATGGGCCAACAGAACTAATACAAATGAAGTTGAACATTGCCACCCATTCGttccaaaatatttgatgcacgaaattaattattatggAGCCCGAAGATGCTTGATATTCTCTAAGACCGTACCAGATAAGTTAACTAGACGCTCACATACAATGCATTATCCGTCTCCAAGGACACATTTATCGAGAGACCTCGATATTGAGGAGATTAGGAAGGATTTCGCAGCCTTTGgtgaaataattgatattgcaTCCGTAATATCAAGAAAACTCTGTTTCTGTTTACATTTTGCAGATATTAGATCAGCCATATTAGCTAAAAAGGAATGTGAACTTGAAGGTAGTTTattctattcaaaatataataattggtCAATTTGGTATGGAAAGGATCCAACGGATAAACCGTGTCTTTCAGTGTAG
- a CDS encoding DEHA2C12298p (similar to uniprot|P28743 Saccharomyces cerevisiae YPL155C KIP2 Kinesin-related motor protein involved in mitotic spindle positioning): MSQQRTPLRSRSSLANFSTAGMSTPSQQTTKPRATLTELRRPPSSRTMRPASPRMTTTRSRPSSAMGNLSSGSSRPTTPSFVKQVPYTGTITVSIRPNPHSFNPAHSPWEIEQYSNTINNRSDSVSYSFDNVFPPESALTNREVYYKSCSPIVNKFLNEGFNGTIFAYGMTGSGKTFSMKGSDQDPGFVKLSIDDIFSKIENDRGNKQFSISITYLEIYNEKIVDLLNTSSSTELKIRDDPVYGTKIVGITSPVINSKEQLLSLIKKGDNNRKTSATDFNARSSRSHSILQIKLNTIDLLNSTEQNSTLSLCDLAGSERATSSLERRKEGSYINKSLLALSTVINKLSLSSSGLSSPNTGNDHIPYRDSKLTRLLQPALSGSSLVSILCTIHLGSLNSAHSQQFISETYNTLRFAARAKDIVINVNKNQQSSIGGAETARLIEELKKTIENQKNEISMLKLHSSDDTNMDNSVILEKNMKIAQVVAENQILTEKLEHLTRLNDLQKTETIILRNDTLNDLLGAGIDNSSSQVMMANLEEFYKRVNYEIDECKSYIGHLENQLKITHQQNAFKNDSNNGVKEHSDKHMDAVLKDQEEEILHLKELLKDKDHVIKSLTKTTKLRKLIDSNYNDENKQSNTINDPNDKENLSNFKEFNINSKKPHVSLDIY, translated from the coding sequence ATGTCTCAACAGAGAACGCCATTGAGGTCAAGGTCATCGTTGGCAAATTTCTCTACAGCCGGAATGTCGACACCACTGCAACAAACAACGAAACCTCGCGCTACACTAACAGAGTTAAGAAGACCACCATCTTCACGGACAATGAGACCAGCGTCTCCTAGAATGACAACAACGAGGTCAAGACCAAGCTCAGCGATGGGGAATTTATCTAGTGGTAGTAGCAGGCCAACTACACCTTCATTTGTCAAACAAGTGCCATATACTGGAACTATTACAGTTTCGATTAGGCCAAATCCCCATAGCTTCAATCCAGCACACTCTCCCTGGGAAATTGAGcaatattcaaatacaatTAATAACAGATCGGACTCTGTTTCATATAGTTTTGACAATGTGTTTCCACCAGAGTCTGCGTTAACTAACAGAGAGGTCTATTATAAATCATGCTCTCCCATAGTCAATAAGTTCCTCAATGAAGGATTTAATGGAACTATATTTGCATACGGAATGACAGGATCTGGTAAgacattttcaatgaaaGGAAGCGATCAAGATCCGGGGTTTGttaaattatctattgACGACATTTTCAGcaagattgaaaatgacAGAGGAAACAAACAATTCAGTATCAGTATAACCTACTTGGAGATATATAATGAGAAAATAGTAGATTTGTTGAATACATCGTCTTCAACAGAACTTAAGATTAGAGATGATCCCGTATATGGTACTAAAATTGTTGGTATTACGTCTCCAGTTATAAATTCTAAAGAACAGCTTTTACTGTTAATCAAAAAAGgtgataataatagaaaGACTAGTGCAACTGATTTTAATGCAAGATCATCGAGATCACACTCCATCTtacaaattaaattaaacaCCATTGATTTACTTAATAGTACAGAGCAAAACTCAACACTATCATTATGTGATTTAGCAGGATCAGAAAGAGCTACATCAAGCTTAGAGAGGAGAAAAGAAGGTTCGtacatcaataaatctttatTGGCATTGTCAAcagttattaataaattatcacTTTCGTCATCAGGATTAAGTTCACCAAATACGGGCAATGATCATATACCATACAGAGACTCAAAATTAACACGATTACTACAACCTGCATTATCTGGGTCCTCATTAGTACTGATATTATGTACAATTCATTTAGGATCACTTAATTCAGCCCACAGTCAACAGTTTATATCTGAAACATATAATACTTTGAGATTTGCTGCAAGAGCAAAAGATATAGTAATCAACGTCAATAAAAATCAACAATCATCGATAGGTGGGGCTGAAACAGCTAGGCttatagaagaattaaagaagacTATTGAAAACcagaaaaatgaaatttccATGTTAAAGTTACACTCTAGTGATGATACAAATATGGATAATTCTGTCATACTAGAGAAAAACATGAAGATTGCACAGGTAGTAGCCGAAAACCAAATATTAACAGAGAAATTAGAACATCTTACTAGACTAAATGATCTACAGAAGACAGAAACTATAATATTACGCAATGATACTTTGAATGATTTGCTTGGAGCAGGTATCGATAATCTGCTGCTGCAAGTGATGATGGCTAACTTAGAGGAGTTTTATAAAAGGGTAAATTATGAAATAGATGAATGCAAATCGTATATTGGCCATTTAGAGAACCAATTGAAGATAACACATCAGCAAAACGCATTCAAGAATGATTCTAATAACGGCGTGAAGGAGCACCTGGATAAACATATGGATGCAGTATTAAAAgaccaagaagaagaaattctCCACTTGAAAGAGTTATTAAAGGATAAAGACCATGTTATTAAGAGTCTAACGAAAACGACTAAATTACGTAAGTtgattgattcaaattataacgatgaaaataaacaaTCTAATACTATTAATGATCCCAATGATAAGGAAAACCTCTctaattttaaagaattcaatataaatcTGAAGAAGCCACATGTTAGTTTagatatttattaa